Proteins encoded within one genomic window of Terriglobia bacterium:
- a CDS encoding DUF2892 domain-containing protein, with translation MTIDRWLRLIAGTFVIASVALGYWLSPYFFLFTAFVGLNLFQSGLTNWCPMMTFLRLLGVPASPGQTRPR, from the coding sequence ATGACCATAGATCGTTGGCTGCGCCTGATCGCGGGCACGTTCGTCATCGCATCCGTTGCCCTGGGCTACTGGCTGAGCCCGTACTTCTTCCTGTTCACCGCGTTTGTCGGATTGAACCTGTTCCAGTCAGGCCTGACAAACTGGTGCCCCATGATGACGTTCCTACGATTGCTGGGAGTGCCCGCGAGTCCCGGGCAAACGCGGCCAAGGTGA